A single Tenacibaculum sp. Bg11-29 DNA region contains:
- a CDS encoding TrmH family RNA methyltransferase, which translates to MKQLTHYDIENKQQKFPITIVCDAIRTPENIGMCFRISESFGVEKIFLHENSPSIENRNVKRTARNTDTQIEHEIYTDFDLLINKLKEEGNTIIGIEIADESIRIQDFDFTTKEKIVLLLGSERNGIENINLADATIAIPMYGRNSSMNVIHSLSIALYETTNQLNKK; encoded by the coding sequence ATGAAACAACTTACACATTACGATATCGAAAACAAGCAACAAAAATTCCCTATAACGATTGTTTGTGACGCCATTAGGACTCCTGAAAATATTGGAATGTGTTTCCGTATTTCTGAGAGTTTTGGTGTTGAAAAGATATTTTTACACGAAAATTCTCCATCTATCGAGAATAGAAATGTAAAACGTACCGCTCGAAATACGGATACTCAAATTGAACATGAAATATATACTGATTTTGATTTACTAATCAATAAATTAAAAGAAGAAGGGAATACTATTATAGGTATTGAAATTGCTGATGAGAGTATAAGAATTCAAGATTTTGATTTTACGACAAAAGAAAAAATAGTTTTACTTTTGGGAAGTGAAAGAAACGGGATTGAGAACATAAACCTTGCAGACGCTACAATTGCTATACCTATGTATGGACGTAATTCATCAATGAATGTAATACATAGTTTAAGTATTGCCCTATATGAAACAACAAATCAATTAAATAAAAAATAG
- a CDS encoding CopD family protein: MDFLYIKALHIIFVVTWFAGLFYIGRLFIYHVEAESKEEPAKSILQTQYKLMSKRLWYIITWPSLFLASFFAFWLLWKNPIYLEMPWMHVKLAFVLALYFYHGFCHKIYKELQRDEIKYSPTKLRIFNEAPTVILFAVVFLVVLKNAINWIWGVVGIILFGVLLMIGIRFYKKVRAKKSWDKFEKELIEEDEEL; this comes from the coding sequence ATGGATTTTTTATACATAAAAGCATTACATATTATTTTTGTAGTTACTTGGTTTGCTGGTTTGTTTTACATAGGTAGGTTATTTATTTATCATGTAGAAGCTGAATCAAAAGAAGAACCTGCTAAATCAATTTTACAAACTCAATATAAATTAATGTCAAAACGCTTGTGGTATATTATTACTTGGCCTTCATTATTTTTAGCAAGCTTCTTTGCTTTTTGGTTACTTTGGAAAAACCCTATTTATTTAGAAATGCCTTGGATGCATGTTAAATTAGCATTTGTTTTAGCTTTATATTTTTACCATGGGTTTTGTCATAAAATATATAAAGAATTGCAGCGTGATGAAATTAAATATTCTCCTACAAAACTTAGAATATTTAACGAAGCTCCCACAGTAATTTTATTCGCTGTAGTATTTTTAGTAGTTTTAAAAAATGCAATTAATTGGATTTGGGGTGTTGTAGGTATTATCCTCTTTGGCGTTTTACTAATGATAGGTATTCGCTTTTACAAAAAAGTAAGAGCAAAAAAATCTTGGGATAAGTTTGAAAAAGAATTAATTGAAGAGGATGAGGAATTATAA
- the hemH gene encoding ferrochelatase has protein sequence MMKGALLVNLGSPESTSPKDVKKYLGEFLMDERVIDVPYWFRAFLVKGIILNTRPKKSAAAYKKIWWKEGSPLIVLSERLQNKVQQKTELPVALAMRYGTMTIKKGLQELHNKGVTEVMLIPLYPQFAMATTETIVVLAEEIRAAYFPEMKITDVPAFYKKPEYIKALSNSIKDYLTDKDYDHILFSYHGVPERHIGKSDITKSHCKIDGSCCNTPSKAHEFCYRHQCLQTTKNVISELGLNETTVSTSFQSRLGVDPWLQPYTDRTIVNKAEKDGVKKLAIVTPAFVSDCLETLEEIAMEGKHEFLEAGGEEFYTVPCINDNEEWVDVLAGWINEF, from the coding sequence ATAATGAAAGGAGCTTTATTAGTAAACTTAGGATCACCAGAAAGTACATCTCCAAAGGATGTAAAAAAATATTTAGGCGAATTTTTAATGGACGAACGTGTAATTGATGTTCCATATTGGTTTCGAGCTTTTTTAGTAAAAGGAATCATATTAAATACACGCCCTAAAAAATCTGCAGCAGCTTATAAAAAGATTTGGTGGAAAGAAGGCTCTCCTTTAATTGTTTTATCTGAACGCCTACAAAATAAGGTTCAACAAAAAACAGAACTTCCTGTTGCACTAGCAATGCGTTATGGTACAATGACCATCAAAAAAGGATTACAAGAATTACATAATAAAGGAGTTACTGAAGTTATGTTAATCCCTTTATATCCTCAATTTGCTATGGCAACTACTGAAACAATTGTGGTTTTAGCTGAAGAAATACGTGCTGCCTATTTTCCTGAAATGAAGATTACAGATGTTCCTGCTTTTTACAAGAAACCTGAATACATTAAAGCCCTATCAAATAGCATTAAAGATTATTTAACTGATAAAGATTATGATCATATCTTATTCTCATACCACGGAGTTCCAGAGCGACACATTGGTAAATCTGACATTACAAAGAGTCATTGTAAAATTGATGGTAGTTGTTGCAATACTCCTTCAAAAGCACATGAGTTTTGTTACCGTCACCAATGTCTTCAAACCACAAAAAATGTAATTTCTGAATTAGGTTTGAATGAAACTACGGTATCAACATCTTTTCAGTCTCGCTTAGGAGTTGATCCTTGGCTACAACCATATACTGACAGAACCATTGTAAATAAAGCTGAGAAAGATGGAGTTAAAAAATTAGCTATCGTTACCCCAGCTTTTGTTTCTGACTGTTTAGAAACTTTAGAAGAAATAGCTATGGAAGGAAAACATGAGTTTTTAGAAGCTGGTGGTGAAGAATTTTACACAGTACCTTGTATTAATGATAATGAAGAATGGGTAGATGTTTTAGCTGGATGGATTAACGAATTTTAA
- a CDS encoding Crp/Fnr family transcriptional regulator: MSSELFNQISKIISITEKELSVLKDTFKKKTLKISEILNLKGSVCNFEAYVQKGVLRSFYTIENGTERIIQFFEEGQWVGDLESFLSSSPSKFTIQALENCELILFSKETINTLSTQICNWGKLREFFYEKILIEKDKHTQALLTNTPEQWYTDLLKNRPKLLNRIPQYHIAQYIGVQPESLSRIRKRITKINFS, translated from the coding sequence ATGAGTTCAGAGCTATTTAATCAAATATCAAAGATAATTTCTATTACAGAAAAGGAATTATCTGTATTAAAAGATACTTTTAAAAAAAAAACACTTAAAATTTCTGAAATATTAAATTTAAAAGGAAGTGTTTGTAATTTTGAAGCGTATGTTCAAAAAGGAGTACTACGAAGTTTCTATACCATTGAGAACGGAACAGAACGTATTATTCAATTTTTTGAAGAAGGGCAATGGGTGGGAGATTTAGAAAGTTTTTTATCTTCTAGTCCATCTAAATTTACGATTCAAGCTTTAGAAAATTGTGAGTTAATTCTTTTTTCAAAAGAAACGATTAATACTTTATCTACTCAAATTTGTAATTGGGGAAAACTTAGAGAGTTTTTTTATGAAAAAATACTTATTGAAAAAGATAAACACACCCAGGCTTTATTAACAAATACACCTGAGCAATGGTATACTGATTTGTTGAAAAATAGACCTAAATTACTGAATAGAATTCCGCAATATCACATCGCTCAGTATATTGGTGTTCAGCCAGAGAGTTTAAGCCGTATTCGAAAAAGAATTACTAAAATTAACTTTTCTTAA
- a CDS encoding alpha/beta fold hydrolase codes for MNTKKFFRLIERVSPKVTAKIAFHFISNPRVKKFRSFEKSIIEQSKRSSIVFKKFDIAMYEWGKGEKTALLVHGWEGRASNFGAIIPVLVKKGYRVISFDAPSHGNSTKRKTNFFDIPELIEVLLKRETYNLVVTHSIGSVLALMAMSSLKYKGDTLIQCTTPDKFVDYIQETIRYFGLTDKTKNAFIKLIRKTTNYEPLDMEASLFVKNISFDNAFFIHDKKDRVVKIENSKQVCSQMKNAMFIELEKTGHFKMLWSDKLLAIIEEKV; via the coding sequence ATGAATACAAAGAAGTTTTTTAGACTAATAGAACGTGTTTCGCCTAAAGTAACAGCAAAAATAGCATTTCATTTTATCTCAAATCCAAGAGTTAAGAAATTTAGGTCTTTTGAAAAATCTATTATTGAGCAATCTAAAAGGAGTAGTATAGTGTTCAAGAAGTTTGATATTGCTATGTACGAATGGGGTAAAGGAGAAAAAACAGCATTACTTGTTCATGGATGGGAAGGAAGAGCTTCTAATTTTGGCGCGATAATTCCGGTTTTAGTTAAAAAAGGATATAGAGTTATTAGTTTTGATGCTCCAAGTCATGGAAATAGTACCAAAAGAAAAACAAATTTTTTTGATATCCCTGAATTAATAGAAGTTCTTTTAAAGAGAGAAACCTATAATCTTGTTGTAACACATTCAATAGGAAGTGTGTTGGCTTTAATGGCAATGAGTTCTTTGAAATATAAAGGAGATACATTGATACAATGCACAACTCCAGATAAATTTGTAGATTATATTCAAGAAACAATACGGTATTTCGGGTTGACAGATAAAACAAAAAATGCTTTTATTAAGTTAATAAGAAAGACGACCAATTATGAACCTCTAGATATGGAGGCGAGTCTTTTTGTGAAAAATATTTCATTTGACAATGCTTTTTTTATTCATGATAAAAAAGATAGGGTTGTTAAGATAGAAAACTCAAAGCAGGTTTGTAGTCAAATGAAAAATGCAATGTTTATTGAGTTAGAGAAAACCGGTCATTTTAAAATGCTTTGGTCTGATAAGCTTTTAGCTATTATAGAAGAAAAAGTTTAG